The Macaca fascicularis isolate 582-1 chromosome 11, T2T-MFA8v1.1 genomic sequence TACACCAACTTTAAATGAAACTCTATTACGCTTATTCAAATGATCAATACTTTAAGAATGTGCTAAGTAAAGATCCAgagttaatattaattatataaagaaTGACAACAATTTATTGAATGTCTTAGATTCTTTAAGTTTTCTGCCCTTGTTGTCCAAGACTTCTGTTGGAAAATGAGAATAGTTTACATAAAACCTTGAGAGACAGAAATAACCGTGAACTATGATTTTATCCAGTCTGGGCCTCTTTAAATGAATCTTTTTGTAGAATACAATGCTAGAaatcatattattatattttgtagtAGTTTGTCTTACCTTTACCATTGTTGACACGGGATGAATCCTGGATAGATTTTTCAACATGGATTCAATAAGATCAGCCACACTTAATCCAATAGCCCAGTTGGTATATCCTTTTAGCTTGATGACTTCATaggcacttaaaaaaattataacagaCATCACTGAAATAAGACTCAATCATTACTGAAACCAGACCTGACTTTGACACCTGCTCTGTCTCTAACTAtaatcttgggcaaattatttaccCTTTCTTGCCTTAGTGTTCCCTTCTTGAgtgttaaatgagtgaatatatatgtaaaatgcttcaAACTGCAAGCACTACATGGTAAACACTATATAAATGCTTGATAACTTTAGTTTATTGTATAAGATTTATAAAGTCACTGTGGTAAAAATATACGTTTTCCAATATTGTTAACAAATTTGTAAACATATTTCCAAACACATAAAACCAGGAAACAATAAAAGTGAATGGACAAAATATATCTCAATTGTGAGGTCCCACTTGCCATTGTCACCTAACATATTACAATCAACTAACTAATAAAAGTGGTAACAGTATCTTGCCTGGCAGTTTTTTTCAGCACAAATTGTAGCTCTCAAAACCCATAAAGGCCCTGGTACTTGAGAAGTAGCAGGAATAACTCTAGCTAAGTATCAGAAAATTAGGATTTAATGCAATTGACGCCCAATCATTAGAAGACTTTGGCCAGTTACATTATCTGGGTGAGCCAtagttttctcacttgtaaaataaaGGGATATGTTAATTGAAATTATAAAGACTCTTTCAACTTTTTTGTGGTTCTTTTTCTCCACATATAGGTCaaattcctgaaaaaaaaaaaattactaaaattgaaCAAAATGATTCTATAATTGAGACATcagttagtcttttttttttttttttttttttttgagacggagtcttgctctgtcacccaggctggagtacagtggccggatctcagctcactgcaagctccacctcccgggttcacgccattctcctgcctcagcctcccaagtagctgggactacagacgcccgccacctcgcccggctagtttttttgtatttttagtagagacggggtttcaccatgttagccaggatggtcttgatctcctgacctcgtgatccacccgtctcggcctcccaaagtgctgggattacaggcttgagccaccgcgcccggcctcagttaGTCTTGTTATTAAAACTTAaacactgggccgggcgcggtggctcaagcctgtaatcccagcactttgggaggccgagacgggaggatcacgaggtcaggagatcgagaccatcctggctaacacgatgaaaccccgtctctactaaaaaatacaaaaaaatagccgggcgaggtggcaggcgcctatagtcccagctactcgggaggctgaggcaggagaatggcgtaaacccaggaggtggagcttgcagtgagctgatattcggccactgcactccagcctgggcaacagagcgagactccgtctcaaaaaaaaaaaaaaaaacaaacacttaaaCACTGTTAGCAATCAGCCagcaagtttatttattttggccaattATGAAACCAATAGTGTCTAAGTTTACTTTTCTAAATAAATCAACTTTATTTGTCGAGGAGGCAATCTGAAGACTCCTCTCACTTGTTAATTCCACATTTTGCTCCTCTTACCTCTACAATAGTTTcgctagagaaaatatttactttcccTAGGGAGACTGGCATAACAAGTTTGACCAGTGTAAAAGTCTTATCAGTTTCAAAAGCTTTCAAAAAGTTTCAAAAGCTGCATAATTACAACATTAAGAGTTTATCTGAGCAGACAGCCatggaaaatgtttataattttatttaactggAGTTGAAACTAATCATCTAAAATCAAGCTCTTTCACTTACCTTTCAACCACCATCTTATGCACTTCCTTCCAATTTTCACTATCATTGTCCGTTCCCATTTCTGGATTCAATTCTTGGAGAGAAACACCTGCCACATTCACGCCACTCCACACAgccactgtttaaaaaaaaaaaaaaggcattgcaCATATTtctgacattatttttaaaaatcttttcttcttttagttcaATTTCACCTATGATGCAAGTTACTGAATATCAACTGGAACTGCTCCAATAAGTGACTCTCCAGTGGATTCCAGTATAGTCCCCCAAAAGACTGACATTTGCCTTCAAATAGCAACATGTCTGACCTTTTAAATGTCAAGAATTTTAGTGCAAAGCAGAATTGCTGTGTCATagttacagagaaaataaaaatctttgctTCTCTCTAGGTGTGTGAAATCACAGGGATTCTAGTCGGGGACTATGCTAAACTTTTGGTTTGAGGAATGTGTAACTTTTCTCCTccatatttttctaatatatgctcCTTTATTctagagtaaagaaaaaaatcctagaataaaACCCAAATAAAGCACAATTATGAAAGTGgggtaaaaattataaataagggTCTACTTAATTTAAGGGAGAAGAGTATCAGAAAGAACTACACAAAACAGGCCTTTGAATTGGCCCTTAAACCTTAAATTATACGTTCCTTGGAGACCTTTGGAGAACATTGTAGACTCTGGAAATAAGAGCAAAAGTGTGGGGTAGAATCTAGTATGGTGGAAACAGATATGAAGGGAAAAGCTATTTATAGCTAAATAAGATCCCCTTTTAGTCCACAACTTCTGGCAAGTCAGGGTAATTGGATATTTTCACAATTGTTGATGAAAATTGTGAAATCGGCATAATCATGTCTAGTGAGCATGGTTTAATTCTCTTTCATTCTACGTACACAATATAGATCaacatgaaaatttttaaaacgaTGTTTTGGGAAAAATAACAGCCATAAGAGAATAGAACATTAGACAGGAATCAGAAGACATAATTCTAGTTGTAGATATGGCATTAACGAAAAGATCTTCAATGGCTACTTAACctacttaccttttttttttttctcactaaaaTTAAAGTCTTGAACTAGAGAACATGTAATATCACTTCTTATCTATAGGCCTAGCAATGTATAAACTATACCCAGCATTTACTGAACTTTTACTGTACACCTGACATTGTACTAAGTACTTTTTATATAGTACATAGGTGgcataattatctttattttatagatgaggaaaacaggttcagagaagttaagaacTTGCTAGTCACATTATCTTGTTAAGATGGGAGAGCTGAACTTAAAGTTACCGAGCTGACTTGCTAAAATCTTTCCATGCTCAAATTAATCTGATCAAGAGAGACACATAGGACCATTACAATTTAACCAGACAAAAATTCAGACGAGTCCTTGGAGGTAAAGAATTCTTGAATAAAGTGATATGATGTGTCAGAAAAAAAGTCAGCATTAtcatataaaaaagcaaaaataaattatgctaTAACTTCAAGAACAAATTCTTATAACACCAAGATAAACCCTTTACTGAAATTGCATTTCAAACTCCCACTGAATTCAAAGGAAGATTTATACTTTGAGcttactgggagaaaatattccttTACATATATGGCAGAAATGAATTCAGtcaaataaaagtattatttaccatcattattaacaaaatattttaaattattagtttCAATATtgcatgattttattattattttttaccacGAGCTTATTCAATATATTGTGGTTTAATAGATTTAGATCTATG encodes the following:
- the LDHB gene encoding L-lactate dehydrogenase B chain isoform X3; translated protein: MMDLQHGSLFLQTPKIVADKDYSVTANSKIVVVTAGVRQQEGESRLNLVQRNVNVFKFIIPQIVKYSPDCIIIVVSNPVDILTYVTWKLSGLPKHRVIGSGCNLDSARFRYLMAEKLGIHPSSCHGWILGEHGDSSVAVWSGVNVAGVSLQELNPEMGTDNDSENWKEVHKMVVESAYEVIKLKGYTNWAIGLSVADLIESMLKNLSRIHPVSTMVKVRQTTTKYNNMISSIVFYKKIHLKRPRLDKIIVHGYFCLSRFYVNYSHFPTEVLDNKGRKLKESKTFNKLLSFFI